TGGTGCTGAATCGACAAGAGTGAAGCCGATGTCAGTTGAGAATGGAAAGAAGATTGCTGATATTTTTCGTCAGCAATTCATTAAGCCGATTCCCATGGCCGTCGATATTGCAGAAATGGGTCGTAATCTATGGCGGGACACGTCTGGGCTTGGGAAGTACCAAGATGCAGTCCACCTTGCGTCCGCTTTGCGATGGAGTATCGAAACAATGCATACCTATGACAGAGCTGACCTATTGCATCTGTCCGACAAATTCGCCTGTCAGAATGGAACTCTGCTGAATATTTGCTACCCTGACAGTTCAACCGATGGCGCCTTGTTTGAACACGCAAAACAAAACCCAGCGTGAATGCTTCGAAGAAACGGCCCGTCAGCTTGAGCACGACTAGGACGAGGCCAAGTTCAATGACGATCCAAAAAAGATAACCAAGGCGAAGCTATTGCAGCAAGGAGACGGGGACGATGATGAAAAGTAAGTTCAAGCGCCCACCCGGATTTTCTGGCCAGAGAGAAGACCCGGAAGAGCAATATCGTGCTGGCTACCAACACGGAGCCAAAGCGATTCTTGAAGCTATTAAAGATGGAAAATCTCCTTCGGACTTGAAGGTCTGGGTTGAAGTAGCTGTGCAGACGTGGCGACATGATGAACAAGCGGAGCCTAACCCGCCTAACATTTAGTGGGTTTGTCAAATACGCAATCGCCCTATTTTTGCTATGACCCTAAAAATATTTCGGGTTCTTCCTCGCTAAGAAGGTGGGAAAATCTGCTTAGAAATGCTTGGTCTGCTTGGCTTTCGTACCATTCAATCTCAAGCCTTTTGCGCTGGTAGGTCCGTTGCCACATGCCCTTGGGCTTGGGCACTATCCAGTAACCGGTTCCCGGTTCGCCGCCCAGCGCAGTCCGCAGCTTATTTGCCCGCCGCAACATACGGTCATAGTGGGCCTCTGATTGGCTGGAGTATCCGATATTATAGCAATGGCGGCAAAGGAAATACTGCCCGCCCAAGAATAGCTTGCCGACGCGCCGTCCACAATGACGGCCACTGACCACGCCGGGACAGGTGAAATAGGGGCGCTGGTTCCCATAGTGGCAGTTTGTGTGGGTAATGCGTATGGGCTGGAGTATCGGTTCCCAGTCGCCGCCAATTTGGCGTACCTTGTAATCCAACACGAAACGGCCTTGCTCTGCACGGCATCCAATCCGCGCCACCTCCTCTCCATCGCGTGACCATATCCAGTTACCGCGCCAACCGGGACGCAGACAGCCTTCGCGGTGAAGGCGGTTCACATCCAAAGAACGGCAATCCTCTGCCTTCTGTTTGTAGCCTGTTCGTCCTGAGCCATATCCGCCCATGTGGTGCCTCCTGATATTTTCCGAAATCAATAGGAAAGTTTCGTTATGAATTGGACGAGCAACAACGAAACCCGCTCAACTTTTTATCTCCAAACTGTCCGTGCATAAACTTGTCCCCCCTCTGCGGTCCTGAGTGCAGGCAGCCAGACTTTGCGACTCCCCCAGAGGGGGGGTGAAAATCTTGGGCAGCTTGCTATGAAGGACCGATGGGGAAAGCCAAACACTCACATCCACAAATCAGGGGTTTCGAGTTCGGGCCTTGGGTCTCTCCAGCAAACCGCCTGCCTATGGCTAGATGTATACATGTCCGGGTTTTTGTGACGCCGTTTCGCCCGATATCGCGTTTTGCGTCACAGAAAACAGGACGGTTTACGCTCTGAACCTCAATATTCCTCAACTGGCGTCCTCTTTTTTGTGACGGTCATGCACAATATTTGTGCGGGGGTTCTGGAATCGGATGAAGGTTTTCCGAGCGGGCCGACCGTCTGGCGTGGCTTCCTCAGCCAATCCCCAGACCGACGCGCGCCCGATGCCGGACGGTCCTAGGTGCGGGCCTTGGGTCATGAAAATAAACCCGCGTTGCTCAAGTTCCCTGAACCACGGGCCAACAGTGTTGCGATGCACATTTAGCGACGTAGCCGCGTCCCTATGGCTGAGGAAGATTGTGCCGTTGTTCGTGCCATTAAAGCGGCGTTTCAATTCGATGTAGAGCGCGCGGGGGCCAGGAGGCAGGGTCGCCCAAGCCTCGGACGCCTGCACCCATTCGGGAAGCTGGACGAACCGCCCAGCCCCCCTTTTTTGACGTTTGTAAATCTTGCCTGCCATTAATGTTTGTCCATTGTCAGACAGGCCAGCCAGACGCGCATTGCGGTCGCTTGGCAGGGACAACCGCCAAGAGATAACCAGACGGCCTCTGCGACTCCCTTAGCACCTTTGCGAACAACAATGTGCCACTTACCATCGAGACGGGTGAGGCGTGTGCAAGGCTCAGTCATTGCCCGCTCCATAGTGAAGCGCGGCGATAAGGCGGGCTTGGGTTTCAGTCAGGCCATAGAGGCGGCGAAGGCGGCGGACACGCGCGGCGGTCATTGTGACGCTCCGTCGTCGCCCAGCGCGCTTGCCGACTTAGGGAACCGCAGTGCGGCCCGGTCTATTCCTTCTTTCAAGGAATAGTGCGCGACGTTCTGTGGTCCGCGATATTCCGCATGAATAGGCCAGTTGTATTGGTGGCGCAGGCAATGGATGATTGCGCCCAATCGCCAGCCGCGCATTTCGCGGATTTCTGTTTGGTGGTTTATCGTGCGTCCGTCGATCAACGCCTTGCAGGTCCAGTAAACCTGCGACGCGCCAGAGTAAAAAATCTCATGGGTCATTGGGTGGTGCCTTTCTGTTGAAAAAGAAAGGCGCTGGGCGTATGTCTGAGTTGCTTAGACTAAAGACGGCACCCCCAGCGCCTGCGGTTTCCGCAAGTGCGGGGGTGTTTTTAGTTCCGGGCCTCAGCCAAGGCCGCGTCGATATCGGACTCGACCCAATAGAGGCGGGAACCGAGTTTCATCGGCTTGGGCAGGCGGCCCTGTTCGACATCGCGATAAATCGTGGTGCGGCCACGGCCACCGATCTTGTCTTGAAGTTCACGAAAAGTGATATAGCGCATGAATGGGTGCTCCTTTCTTCACTGGAACACCGTGGAGCACTAATCAGCTTGTGTCATTGGAAGGAATATAGCCCATTTTCTTTCCAATACCCTCAAGCACACGCCAAGCGTCCTCCTGTTTTTCTGCTAATTCAGGACTCACGCCTTGTCTAATTACATCCATAACCATTTCCACTTCCTCACGTTCGGAGACGTGTCCTTTGAGCGCGTCCACTATTTTACGGACCCCGTCTGCCGAAATTGGATACCCAATACGGCAAAGCTCATCAGCGACGATGTCGCACGCAGAGCCGTTAACTCCGGTCTTTGTTAGGCCACTCGACGTCAATCTTTGAACGGCAAAGTTGATAACAGAATTGCGATTTATGTTATACGTCGCACTCCTGCCTCTACTGCGGGGGTTTTCGATTGCGGTGAACAGCTTTTCTAAGAGAGGAAGCGCGCTTCTCGGAGGCGCGTTGCTTAATGAGAGATGATCTAACAACAAGGCCTTTGCAGTAGAGACCACTTTCCTATTTGGCCTCTCCAGAGCCTCGGCAATTGCTTCAATCTCTGAGACTGTGAGTGTGGATTTTCCATAGGTTTGCCGCTTCAAATAGACAAGTCTAATTCCATCAGGTAGAAGGTCCGGATTGGGATCTAATGAAGTTTTGTTATCAAACAGAAAGTCCCGTGTTGCGGTTACTGGGTCACGCTCAATCGACGCATTGAACTCAAGCATGAAAAATCTTAGGTATTCCTGCCGCTCGAGCAGTCCGTCTGCGAATTCGCTAATGGCTGGGCGCATCGGTCAACTCACATCTCGCGGAACAAAC
This window of the Rhodobacteraceae bacterium LMO-JJ12 genome carries:
- a CDS encoding PIN domain-containing protein, with the protein product MAKPRKFYWDTCAFIGLLNGEPDKKRELEIVYGWARDGKAEIWTSTLSMIECRKIGAESTRVKPMSVENGKKIADIFRQQFIKPIPMAVDIAEMGRNLWRDTSGLGKYQDAVHLASALRWSIETMHTYDRADLLHLSDKFACQNGTLLNICYPDSSTDGALFEHAKQNPA
- a CDS encoding helix-turn-helix domain-containing protein yields the protein MAGKIYKRQKRGAGRFVQLPEWVQASEAWATLPPGPRALYIELKRRFNGTNNGTIFLSHRDAATSLNVHRNTVGPWFRELEQRGFIFMTQGPHLGPSGIGRASVWGLAEEATPDGRPARKTFIRFQNPRTNIVHDRHKKEDAS
- a CDS encoding AlpA family phage regulatory protein, translating into MRYITFRELQDKIGGRGRTTIYRDVEQGRLPKPMKLGSRLYWVESDIDAALAEARN